In the Desulfobaccales bacterium genome, one interval contains:
- a CDS encoding peptidylprolyl isomerase, producing the protein MQITPESFVTVDYLIRLPSGQSFPPGGTPERLSFCMGHGIMPPDLEAALVGLTVGDSRTVHLTPEQAYGEVDEDLIVEIPKAEFDPNVELTPGVVFETEDEEGHPVYFILMEVKDDTVVVDFNHPLAGQALDVSVTVREVREATAADRAACTCEACSTGTGPA; encoded by the coding sequence GTGCAGATCACTCCAGAATCCTTTGTGACCGTGGATTACCTCATCCGCCTGCCCAGCGGGCAGAGCTTTCCTCCCGGCGGCACGCCGGAGCGCCTCTCCTTCTGCATGGGCCACGGCATCATGCCCCCGGATTTGGAGGCCGCCCTGGTGGGCCTTACGGTGGGCGACTCCCGCACCGTGCACCTCACCCCGGAGCAGGCCTACGGCGAGGTGGATGAGGACCTCATCGTCGAGATCCCCAAGGCGGAGTTCGATCCCAACGTGGAGCTCACCCCTGGGGTGGTCTTTGAGACTGAGGATGAGGAAGGCCATCCGGTGTATTTCATCCTCATGGAAGTGAAGGACGACACCGTGGTGGTGGACTTCAACCACCCTCTGGCGGGCCAGGCTCTGGACGTCAGCGTCACCGTGCGGGAGGTGCGGGAGGCCACCGCCGCCGACCGGGCCGCCTGCACCTGCGAGGCCTGCAGCACCGGGACTGGCCCAGCCTGA